A DNA window from Desulfovibrionales bacterium contains the following coding sequences:
- a CDS encoding site-2 protease family protein gives MEETIQRLVILVPAVLLAVTVHEVAHGWVADRLGDKTARLHGRLTFNPIKHLDLVGTVVFFLTQMIGWAKPVPVNPYNFQNPRRDMVWVSLAGPLSNLILAVCSAILYHLLASGFSLGSGGLSTSLAFITEPLLLMSYAAVRINVGLAIFNIIPIPPLDGSKILAGILPASLADSYARIERFGFLILLLLLFTGIIDRLVFPVIRMLTGLLLQSDMVFACC, from the coding sequence TTGGAAGAGACCATACAACGTCTGGTGATACTGGTTCCGGCTGTATTGCTGGCTGTCACGGTGCATGAGGTCGCGCATGGTTGGGTGGCCGACCGCCTGGGGGATAAGACGGCGCGTCTGCATGGGCGGCTGACCTTTAATCCCATAAAACATCTCGATTTGGTGGGTACGGTGGTATTTTTTCTGACGCAGATGATCGGCTGGGCAAAACCGGTGCCCGTTAACCCGTATAATTTTCAAAATCCCCGGAGAGACATGGTCTGGGTATCTCTGGCCGGTCCCCTTTCCAACCTTATCCTGGCGGTCTGCAGTGCGATTCTGTACCACTTACTGGCTTCCGGTTTCAGTTTGGGCAGCGGGGGCCTTTCCACTTCGCTGGCCTTTATAACGGAGCCGCTTTTATTGATGAGTTATGCTGCGGTGCGCATTAATGTCGGGTTGGCTATTTTCAATATTATTCCCATCCCACCTTTAGACGGCAGCAAAATTCTGGCCGGTATTCTCCCGGCCTCACTGGCCGATAGTTACGCCCGCATAGAGCGTTTTGGTTTTTTGATTTTACTTTTATTACTGTTCACGGGCATTATCGACCGGCTGGTTTTTCCTGTGATAAGAATGCTGACCGGGTTGCTGTTGCAAAGTGATATGGTTTTCGCCTGCTGTTAA
- the trpS gene encoding tryptophan--tRNA ligase has translation MAEPKRILSGMRPSGRLHLGHLHGVLKNWLSLQKEYDCFFFVADWHSLTTEYNNAGEIQGNIVNMVIDWLSVGIDPVKSTLFIQSEIKEHAELHLLLSMITPLPWLERNPTYKEQQEQLVNKDLNTYGFLGYPVLQAADIIMYKANGVPVGVDQLPHVELTREIARRFNFIYKEVFPIPEPMLAEVPKLPGIDGRKMSKSYGNAIFLSDTPEEMSHKISQMVTDTNRMRRKDPGDPERCFAFALHRLYFPSVVLDEITDACKKATIGCVECKKRLASAVVSAMEPIREKRRSLLKKSEWVIEILEKGSHKARQQAMATMEEVRGAVWGTQRWNIKSN, from the coding sequence ATGGCGGAACCGAAGAGGATCCTAAGCGGTATGCGGCCTTCAGGCCGCCTCCATCTCGGACACCTGCACGGTGTACTTAAGAACTGGTTATCCCTGCAAAAGGAATATGATTGTTTTTTCTTCGTGGCCGACTGGCACTCGCTGACCACAGAATACAATAATGCCGGAGAAATTCAGGGCAATATTGTCAACATGGTTATTGACTGGCTGAGTGTAGGCATTGATCCGGTGAAAAGCACTCTCTTTATCCAGTCAGAAATCAAGGAGCACGCTGAACTGCACCTGCTGCTGTCCATGATTACCCCGCTGCCCTGGCTGGAGAGAAACCCTACTTACAAGGAACAGCAGGAGCAGCTTGTCAATAAGGATCTGAACACCTATGGATTTTTAGGTTATCCGGTGTTGCAGGCGGCTGATATTATCATGTACAAGGCAAACGGGGTGCCGGTGGGCGTCGATCAACTGCCCCACGTGGAGCTGACCCGCGAGATAGCAAGGCGTTTTAATTTTATTTACAAAGAGGTTTTTCCCATACCGGAACCAATGCTTGCCGAGGTTCCGAAGCTGCCGGGCATTGATGGCCGCAAGATGAGCAAAAGCTATGGCAATGCCATATTTCTCTCGGATACGCCGGAAGAAATGTCACACAAGATAAGCCAGATGGTGACGGATACCAACCGTATGCGGCGCAAAGACCCGGGCGACCCGGAAAGGTGCTTTGCCTTTGCCCTGCATCGCCTTTACTTTCCGTCTGTGGTTCTGGACGAGATCACGGATGCCTGCAAAAAAGCGACTATAGGCTGTGTGGAGTGCAAAAAGAGGCTGGCATCTGCCGTCGTTTCCGCTATGGAGCCAATCCGGGAGAAGAGGCGGTCTCTGCTCAAAAAATCGGAGTGGGTTATAGAGATTCTGGAGAAAGGATCACACAAGGCCCGGCAGCAGGCCATGGCCACCATGGAAGAGGTGCGTGGCGCCGTCTGGGGTACTCAGAGATGGAATATCAAGTCAAATTAG
- a CDS encoding segregation/condensation protein A, whose product MEYQVKLDAFEGPLDLLLHLIKKNKVNIYDIPIAVITRQYLEYLDLMRVLNIEVAGEFLVMAATLAHIKSRMLLPQPQAEDEEDPRLEILRPLLELLEIQDVAGELVKRPLLDRDVFCRDFVPDEVKEGDEEKEPAAFAVGIFDLIDAFRRLMEKESVEHFMDITLTRISLSEKIDEILNLLSPGQPVSFHALFTDPLTRRGMILTFIALLEIARLGLIQIWQRPAGGEIELQLK is encoded by the coding sequence ATGGAATATCAAGTCAAATTAGATGCCTTTGAGGGCCCGCTGGATTTACTCCTCCATCTCATTAAAAAGAACAAAGTCAATATCTACGATATCCCCATTGCTGTAATAACCCGGCAATACCTGGAATATCTCGACCTTATGCGTGTCCTCAACATTGAGGTGGCCGGAGAGTTTCTGGTTATGGCGGCCACCCTTGCCCATATCAAGTCGCGCATGCTCCTCCCCCAACCTCAGGCAGAAGATGAAGAGGACCCCCGCCTGGAAATTCTACGTCCCTTGCTGGAACTTTTGGAGATCCAGGACGTCGCCGGGGAACTGGTAAAACGCCCTCTGCTGGACAGGGATGTCTTTTGCCGCGATTTTGTGCCGGATGAAGTAAAGGAAGGAGATGAGGAAAAGGAGCCGGCCGCATTTGCCGTGGGGATCTTTGACTTGATAGACGCCTTTCGCCGCCTGATGGAAAAAGAGTCTGTCGAGCATTTCATGGATATTACCCTGACCCGGATCAGTCTAAGTGAGAAGATAGATGAGATATTAAATCTTCTTTCGCCGGGGCAGCCTGTTTCTTTTCACGCCCTTTTTACCGATCCATTGACCCGCCGCGGGATGATCCTTACCTTTATCGCCTTGCTTGAAATAGCCCGTTTGGGCCTGATCCAGATATGGCAGCGCCCTGCCGGCGGCGAGATAGAGCTTCAACTTAAATAA
- a CDS encoding response regulator, giving the protein MAKAQILIVEDESIVAKDIQNTLKILGYAVSAVASSGEEAVKKAAETHPDLVLMDIVLEGDMNGVEAAAQIRARFDIPIVYLTAYADDETLQRAKITEPYGYILKPFQERELHTAIEMGLFKHKMERKLKESEQWLATTLKSIGDAVMATDSHGCVIFMNPVAEALTGWKQENAVGRPLKEVFNIVNEETGREVEDPATRVLREGVVVGLANHTVLIAKDGMKRPIDDSGAPIRDDKGNITGVVLVFRDITERRQAEKALATEKERLAVTLRSIGDGVITTDIKGKIVLINKVGEDLTGWTQEEAMDRPLAEVFHIINENTRKRCENPFEKVIKTNGIVGLANDTVLVARDDTERIIADSGAPIRDKDGNIIGVVLVFRDITEKRKMEEELLKADKLGSLGILAGGIAHDFNNILTAILGNITLAKAYTKPGHKVYERLTEAEKACLRAKDLTQQLLTFSRGGAPIKKIASVSESLRDAVPFALSGSNIRCEFTIPDDLWPVEIDEGQISQVINNLIINASQAMPEGGIIKVRAENMVVDAGQGLPLKEGRYIKISIEDQGIGILKEHLSKIFDPYFTSKRKGSGLGLTVAYSIIQKHNGYIDVKSKLGVGTTFFICLPASEHSIAIKDKEIDKISKGTGRMLLMDDEEMVRDVAGEMLSHMGYSVEFAKNGVEAIELYKIAKESGEPFDAVILDLTVPGGMGGKEAIEKLLEIDPNVKAIVSSGYSNDPVMSDFRRYGFRAVVAKPYRIKELGETLHGVIRGRASNPG; this is encoded by the coding sequence ATGGCGAAGGCACAGATCCTGATTGTCGAAGATGAAAGCATCGTCGCCAAAGATATACAAAATACGTTGAAAATTTTGGGATATGCGGTTTCTGCTGTCGCCTCCTCTGGCGAGGAGGCCGTTAAAAAAGCAGCCGAAACGCACCCGGATTTAGTGCTGATGGATATCGTGCTGGAAGGGGATATGAACGGCGTGGAGGCGGCTGCGCAAATCCGTGCTCGTTTTGATATCCCGATAGTATACCTCACTGCCTATGCAGATGATGAAACATTGCAGCGGGCCAAGATAACAGAGCCCTATGGCTATATACTCAAGCCTTTCCAGGAAAGAGAATTACACACTGCCATCGAGATGGGCCTTTTCAAGCATAAGATGGAAAGGAAGTTAAAAGAGAGTGAACAATGGCTGGCCACCACGCTTAAAAGTATAGGCGATGCGGTGATGGCCACCGATAGCCACGGTTGCGTAATATTTATGAATCCCGTGGCCGAGGCCCTGACGGGCTGGAAGCAGGAAAACGCGGTCGGAAGACCCCTGAAAGAGGTTTTCAATATAGTAAATGAGGAAACCGGTAGAGAGGTGGAGGATCCGGCCACCAGGGTGCTCCGAGAAGGCGTGGTCGTCGGGCTGGCCAATCATACCGTATTGATAGCCAAAGACGGAATGAAACGGCCTATTGATGACAGCGGTGCACCGATCAGAGATGACAAAGGAAATATCACGGGTGTAGTTTTGGTCTTCCGCGACATCACCGAGCGCCGCCAGGCGGAAAAAGCGCTGGCCACTGAAAAGGAACGCCTGGCGGTTACTCTGCGCTCCATTGGGGATGGCGTAATTACCACCGATATAAAAGGGAAAATAGTACTAATCAACAAAGTCGGAGAAGATTTAACCGGCTGGACTCAAGAAGAGGCCATGGACAGACCGCTGGCGGAGGTCTTTCATATTATCAATGAGAACACCCGGAAACGCTGTGAAAATCCTTTTGAGAAGGTAATTAAAACCAATGGTATTGTTGGTCTGGCTAACGATACAGTCCTTGTGGCCAGAGATGATACAGAGAGAATTATAGCTGACAGTGGTGCGCCTATCCGTGATAAAGACGGGAACATTATCGGCGTAGTGCTGGTCTTTCGCGACATTACTGAAAAGCGGAAAATGGAAGAGGAGCTCCTGAAAGCAGATAAGCTTGGATCTCTCGGTATCCTGGCCGGCGGTATCGCCCATGATTTCAACAATATTCTAACGGCAATTTTGGGTAATATTACGCTGGCAAAGGCGTATACAAAACCAGGACATAAAGTTTATGAAAGGTTGACCGAGGCAGAAAAGGCATGCCTGCGGGCAAAGGATTTGACCCAACAATTACTTACCTTCTCCAGAGGCGGAGCACCGATTAAGAAAATAGCTTCTGTCTCAGAATCACTAAGGGATGCAGTCCCTTTTGCCCTAAGTGGTTCCAATATCCGGTGTGAATTTACGATACCAGACGATCTCTGGCCGGTCGAGATCGATGAAGGGCAAATCAGTCAGGTCATCAACAATTTGATAATCAATGCCAGCCAGGCCATGCCCGAAGGCGGGATAATCAAGGTACGGGCTGAAAATATGGTTGTAGACGCCGGACAGGGTCTTCCTCTAAAAGAGGGAAGGTATATAAAGATATCCATTGAAGATCAAGGGATCGGCATACTGAAAGAACATCTCTCAAAAATATTTGACCCCTATTTTACCAGCAAACGGAAGGGGAGCGGTCTGGGGCTTACGGTTGCCTATTCTATTATCCAGAAACACAACGGATATATCGATGTAAAATCCAAGTTAGGAGTTGGGACAACCTTTTTTATTTGCTTACCTGCTTCTGAGCATAGCATAGCGATAAAAGACAAGGAAATCGATAAGATATCTAAAGGAACAGGTAGAATGCTCCTGATGGATGATGAGGAGATGGTCAGGGATGTGGCTGGGGAGATGCTCAGCCATATGGGATATAGCGTGGAGTTTGCTAAAAATGGCGTCGAGGCCATAGAACTCTATAAAATTGCCAAGGAAAGCGGTGAGCCTTTCGATGCAGTTATCCTGGATTTAACCGTCCCGGGCGGGATGGGAGGCAAGGAAGCCATTGAGAAACTGCTGGAAATAGATCCTAACGTTAAAGCCATCGTTTCCAGCGGGTATTCCAATGACCCGGTAATGTCCGATTTTAGAAGATACGGGTTTCGGGCCGTGGTTGCCAAACCATATAGAATCAAAGAACTGGGTGAGACATTGCATGGGGTAATCAGGGGAAGGGCGAGTAACCCGGGTTAA
- a CDS encoding AAA family ATPase, producing the protein MDKMITIISNYDLVEKLGEGPQSIVYKAFHKKNPHRPLALKILKAVSLSENQKRHFRQKIEHLRVLHDTGLITPLSFEVRGDIQFFTQDYFEGITLDEWAQKQAKITINDFFTIACKLTELLNKVHEAGIIHGGIKPHNILIQAEALDIRLIDFITPLDVRDVSHFIYDRSFVEGTLAYTSPEQTGRIHHRVNFSSDLYSLGITFYELLAGRLPFFSTDPLELIHSHLAEEAPPVHELNPELPVILSEITAKLMLKQPEKRYQSASGLLADLRWCRDEYSATRTISAFPLGIHDRTHRVAFISKMVGRASEAGIILEEYDKAAKGVFRCLFISGLPGIGKTRLIQELQKPIVEHRGYFTSGKFDVYQKNIPYSSLIQALRNLVRTFLTESDERVALWRQKIIEAVENYGRVVTDVIPELEILIGSQPEVKPLPPVESRNRFHDVFGRFLTCLAREEHPLVLFIDDLQWCDVASFDFLANIFANYKEHPYLFLVGAYRHNEVDSSHPLAKLIKNVKENAQPLKEIRLEALKPEHCDEMVSYILDSPLSQTVVLADFITKLTEGNPLFVSEMLAYLYNEDLLFLDGNRQWQWDMDKIRRSDMPSTVVALFSSKVQKLPPDTIDLLEYCACMGNRFAPDEIALVREITLLDTFEKLKPALRQGLLIESKDQLQFVHDRVQEAVLSTIKSERRRQIHWQIGNHFLSAVSKGTDLEKLDSLFTIASHLNLGRERMLDRGTAYQLSDINYHAGNKSLDSLATEAANEYFRQSLEVLPDDCWEVEYDRTFKILQKLAKTELMCGRYEGSEKLLNQLLDHAQTDLDKAEALAEQTTSLSSIGNFIKAVETANRGLAFFEKSIPDDPELAEKKREQLMNEITSKYGDNIWDIILNMPFTQERKGKIELAFYSELIPDLYMSGLVPQLYLSAVQSTQHCLEGGMDESVIYSFSIMGLYLGEQGEFEQAFRYEDLARNLSEKYPNTFGATRGMNGVVWCNMHSRSHPEEVVKYCLTSIQCGKNCGDLYNAGLSYGPLMWNLQVRGGNLSAIEEYAQECLQFSQKYNLAFSVGLAEAMQAGWIAPMKKNYTPIPMEDRIKKWERDNHIASAGSYYVHMALAHYYFGEYEKAEQYLLEVRRYLTGLTDNVLKRQWYVFQALNALRLYERGIGYKSKEELLSYIQPIIEKVETWAQLGPLLKPYLAFVYAELERVTGEFRKARSLYFDAIAMAHEKRYTLLEGHLNECRGELLKEAGVGTAGVYFAEAARLYKRCRAERKEAFLMEKHPEYFEEEVPAHLPVEAEPAGYTLPCLDVDYLMKSSLAISAEMDTDVLLKKIMNVVLEASGAQHGYLLTEEDGSLMVRAESHIIEKDVARTVKYGLEEATDVCKAIIRYVYRTKEKVVLDNASEEGKFKDNPEVQTLQLRSVLCLPLTKQSKLIGILYLENRLADLIFTSEEARTTELLASQAAISLENARLVDEMKKAREQIKASLEEKEVLLKEIHHRVKNNLQVISSLLRLESTHIKDKQGLEIFKESQNRVRSMALIHEKLYQSKDFTRIDFAEYTRNLTTYLFRSYAIYPQTITSEINVDDVSLGIDMAIPCGLIINELVSNCLQHGFPRGGKGKIHVELRLDKDLPVRDTETGERVTLIVSDNGVGFPKDLDFRNTETLGLQLVITLVKQLKGTIELDSPPGRSGTEFKITFARYK; encoded by the coding sequence ATGGACAAAATGATAACCATAATTTCCAATTATGACCTGGTGGAAAAGTTGGGTGAAGGCCCCCAATCCATCGTTTATAAGGCCTTTCACAAAAAAAATCCGCATCGGCCATTGGCGCTCAAGATTCTAAAAGCAGTCTCCCTATCCGAAAATCAAAAAAGACACTTTCGACAGAAAATCGAGCATCTTAGGGTCTTACATGATACCGGGCTTATTACGCCCTTATCCTTTGAGGTGAGAGGCGATATCCAGTTTTTCACTCAGGACTATTTCGAGGGAATAACCCTCGATGAGTGGGCCCAAAAACAAGCTAAGATTACCATAAATGATTTCTTCACCATAGCTTGTAAGCTGACTGAACTCCTGAATAAAGTTCATGAAGCAGGGATTATTCATGGCGGCATCAAACCCCATAATATATTAATTCAGGCGGAAGCCCTCGATATCCGGCTGATTGACTTTATAACCCCCCTCGATGTGAGAGATGTGAGCCATTTCATTTATGACCGCAGTTTTGTGGAGGGTACTCTCGCCTATACCTCTCCCGAACAGACCGGGCGCATCCACCATAGAGTCAATTTTTCCAGTGACCTCTACTCGCTGGGGATTACCTTCTATGAACTGTTGGCCGGGCGGCTTCCCTTCTTCTCTACCGACCCCCTGGAATTGATCCATTCCCACCTGGCGGAAGAAGCGCCGCCCGTACACGAATTAAATCCCGAACTTCCCGTTATTTTAAGTGAAATCACAGCCAAATTAATGCTCAAACAGCCGGAGAAACGTTACCAGAGCGCCTCCGGGCTTCTGGCCGACCTCAGGTGGTGCCGGGATGAATATTCAGCCACTAGAACAATCAGCGCATTTCCTTTAGGGATTCACGATCGTACCCATCGAGTGGCCTTCATCTCTAAAATGGTGGGACGCGCTAGTGAGGCCGGGATTATCCTTGAGGAATATGATAAAGCGGCTAAAGGGGTTTTCCGCTGCCTGTTTATTTCCGGGCTGCCCGGCATTGGGAAAACCCGCTTGATTCAAGAGCTTCAGAAACCAATCGTGGAGCACCGGGGCTATTTTACCTCAGGGAAATTCGATGTCTATCAAAAGAACATTCCCTATAGCTCCCTTATCCAGGCCCTGAGAAATCTGGTGCGGACCTTCTTAACGGAAAGTGATGAAAGGGTCGCTCTCTGGAGGCAAAAGATTATCGAGGCGGTGGAAAACTATGGTCGGGTGGTCACCGACGTGATCCCGGAACTGGAGATACTGATCGGGTCTCAGCCGGAGGTTAAGCCGCTTCCTCCTGTGGAATCCAGAAACCGCTTTCATGATGTCTTTGGCCGCTTTTTGACCTGCCTGGCCAGAGAGGAACACCCCCTGGTGCTGTTTATCGACGATCTTCAGTGGTGCGATGTGGCCTCCTTTGATTTTCTGGCCAACATCTTTGCCAACTATAAGGAGCATCCGTACCTTTTTCTGGTAGGAGCCTATCGTCATAATGAGGTGGATTCAAGCCATCCCCTGGCAAAGCTAATAAAAAACGTCAAGGAGAACGCGCAACCTCTGAAAGAAATCAGGCTGGAAGCCCTTAAACCCGAGCACTGTGATGAGATGGTCTCCTATATCCTCGATTCTCCTCTTTCACAAACTGTGGTCCTGGCCGATTTTATAACCAAACTTACCGAGGGAAACCCTTTGTTTGTAAGCGAGATGCTGGCCTATTTATATAATGAAGATCTGCTCTTTTTAGATGGAAACAGGCAATGGCAATGGGACATGGATAAGATCCGGCGGTCTGACATGCCGTCCACGGTGGTGGCGCTTTTTAGCTCCAAGGTACAAAAATTGCCTCCGGATACGATTGACCTGCTTGAATACTGCGCTTGCATGGGAAACCGCTTCGCACCAGATGAAATTGCCCTGGTCAGAGAGATCACATTATTGGATACGTTTGAGAAGTTGAAGCCGGCCTTAAGGCAAGGGCTTCTGATAGAGAGCAAGGATCAATTGCAATTCGTGCACGACCGGGTACAGGAGGCGGTCCTGAGCACCATAAAATCGGAAAGGCGGCGGCAGATACATTGGCAGATCGGGAACCACTTCCTTTCGGCGGTCTCCAAAGGAACAGATCTGGAAAAACTGGATAGCCTCTTCACCATCGCCTCCCATCTAAACTTAGGAAGGGAGAGGATGCTGGACAGAGGAACGGCCTACCAATTGTCGGATATCAACTATCACGCCGGTAACAAGTCCCTGGACTCGCTGGCTACAGAAGCGGCCAATGAGTATTTTCGGCAAAGCCTTGAGGTTTTGCCGGATGACTGCTGGGAGGTAGAGTACGACCGTACCTTTAAGATACTCCAGAAACTGGCCAAGACCGAGCTGATGTGCGGAAGATATGAGGGCTCGGAAAAACTGCTCAATCAATTACTCGACCATGCCCAAACCGATCTGGACAAGGCCGAGGCCCTGGCCGAACAGACCACCTCGCTCTCATCCATAGGCAATTTTATAAAGGCCGTTGAAACCGCCAACCGGGGCCTCGCCTTTTTCGAAAAATCGATCCCCGACGATCCTGAGTTGGCGGAGAAAAAACGAGAGCAATTGATGAATGAAATCACCTCTAAATATGGCGACAACATCTGGGACATTATCCTGAATATGCCGTTTACCCAGGAAAGAAAGGGCAAGATTGAACTGGCCTTCTATAGTGAACTTATCCCGGACTTATATATGTCCGGTCTGGTGCCTCAACTCTATCTCTCGGCCGTACAGTCCACCCAACACTGCCTGGAAGGCGGTATGGATGAGTCAGTAATCTACTCCTTTTCGATCATGGGTCTCTATTTGGGGGAACAGGGAGAATTTGAGCAGGCCTTCCGCTATGAAGACCTGGCGCGTAATCTGTCTGAAAAGTACCCAAATACCTTTGGCGCCACCCGGGGGATGAATGGGGTGGTCTGGTGTAACATGCATTCCAGGAGTCATCCCGAAGAGGTGGTTAAATATTGCCTGACATCGATCCAGTGCGGGAAGAATTGCGGTGACCTGTATAACGCCGGGCTATCTTACGGCCCCTTGATGTGGAACCTCCAGGTGCGGGGAGGCAACCTGTCGGCCATTGAGGAGTACGCCCAGGAATGTCTTCAGTTTTCTCAAAAATATAATCTAGCCTTTTCCGTTGGTCTGGCCGAGGCCATGCAGGCCGGGTGGATTGCGCCGATGAAGAAAAATTATACGCCTATCCCCATGGAGGATAGGATCAAAAAATGGGAGAGGGACAATCATATTGCCTCGGCGGGAAGCTATTATGTCCACATGGCCCTAGCCCATTATTATTTCGGGGAGTATGAAAAGGCTGAACAGTATTTGCTGGAAGTGAGGCGGTATCTGACCGGGCTTACCGACAATGTACTGAAGCGGCAGTGGTATGTCTTTCAGGCGCTGAATGCCCTCCGGCTGTATGAAAGGGGGATCGGTTACAAGAGCAAGGAAGAATTGCTGTCTTACATCCAACCAATCATAGAGAAGGTCGAGACCTGGGCCCAATTGGGGCCTTTGTTAAAACCCTATCTGGCCTTTGTCTATGCTGAACTGGAAAGAGTCACCGGGGAGTTCAGAAAGGCCCGGAGCCTCTACTTTGATGCCATAGCTATGGCCCATGAAAAGCGATACACCCTCTTGGAAGGGCACCTTAATGAATGCCGGGGTGAACTCCTCAAGGAGGCCGGGGTGGGGACGGCTGGGGTCTACTTTGCCGAGGCCGCCCGTCTGTATAAAAGATGCCGGGCAGAACGTAAAGAGGCCTTTCTCATGGAGAAACACCCGGAGTATTTTGAGGAAGAGGTCCCGGCTCACCTGCCGGTTGAAGCCGAACCTGCTGGCTACACCCTTCCCTGTCTGGATGTTGACTACCTGATGAAATCCTCCCTGGCCATTTCCGCAGAGATGGACACCGATGTCCTGTTGAAAAAGATTATGAACGTGGTTCTGGAGGCCTCGGGGGCGCAGCACGGATATCTTTTAACGGAAGAGGATGGCAGCCTGATGGTCCGCGCTGAAAGTCACATCATCGAAAAAGATGTGGCCCGGACTGTCAAATATGGCCTGGAAGAGGCCACAGATGTCTGTAAGGCTATCATCCGTTATGTGTATCGAACTAAAGAGAAGGTGGTACTGGACAATGCTTCAGAAGAGGGGAAGTTCAAGGATAACCCGGAGGTTCAGACCCTGCAGCTTCGGTCCGTACTTTGTCTCCCATTGACCAAGCAATCTAAATTGATTGGGATTCTATACCTCGAAAACCGTTTGGCCGACCTGATTTTCACGTCGGAAGAGGCGAGAACGACCGAACTCCTGGCCTCCCAGGCGGCCATCTCTCTGGAAAATGCCCGCCTGGTAGATGAGATGAAAAAGGCGAGAGAGCAAATTAAGGCCTCGCTTGAAGAAAAAGAGGTGCTTCTGAAGGAGATTCACCATCGGGTTAAAAACAACTTACAGGTCATTTCCAGTCTGCTCAGGCTTGAGTCTACGCATATCAAGGACAAACAGGGGCTTGAGATATTCAAGGAAAGCCAGAACCGTGTCCGATCGATGGCACTGATCCACGAAAAATTGTATCAGTCCAAAGACTTTACGCGGATTGACTTTGCGGAATATACCAGAAACCTCACCACTTATTTGTTCCGTTCGTATGCGATCTATCCACAGACCATAACTTCGGAGATAAACGTGGACGATGTCTCTCTGGGTATTGATATGGCCATTCCTTGTGGTTTGATCATAAATGAACTGGTTTCAAATTGTCTGCAACACGGTTTCCCCCGGGGGGGAAAGGGCAAAATCCACGTCGAGCTCCGTTTGGACAAGGACTTGCCTGTGCGCGACACAGAGACCGGCGAGAGGGTTACACTAATTGTCAGTGATAATGGCGTCGGCTTCCCGAAAGATTTGGACTTCCGGAATACAGAAACATTAGGTCTGCAGTTAGTAATTACCCTGGTAAAACAGCTCAAGGGTACGATCGAGCTGGATAGTCCACCAGGGCGGAGTGGAACAGAATTTAAGATTACATTTGCCCGTTACAAATGA